A window of Patagioenas fasciata isolate bPatFas1 chromosome 5, bPatFas1.hap1, whole genome shotgun sequence contains these coding sequences:
- the RTF1 gene encoding RNA polymerase-associated protein RTF1 homolog — protein MVKKRKGRVLIDSDTEDSGSEENLDQELLSLAKRKRSDSEEKEPPVSKPTASSDSETSDSDDEWTVGGSKNKKKGKAGKAEKKGTMKKQMNKAASSGSSDKDSSAESSAPEEGEVSDSESNSSSSSSDSDSSSEDEEFHDGYGEDLMGDEEDRARLEQMTEKEREQELFNRIEKREVLKRRFEIKKKLKTAKKKEKKEKKKKQEEEQEKKKLTQIQESQVMSHNKERRSKRDEKLDKKSQAMEELKAEREKRKNRTAELLAKKQPLKTSEVYSDDEEEEEDDKSSEKSDRSSRSSSSDEEEEKEEIPPKSQPVSLPEELNRVRLSRHKLERWCHMPFFAKTVTGCFVRIGIGNHNSKPVYRVAEITGVVETAKVYQLGGTRTNKGLQLRHGSDSRVFRLEFVSNQEFTESEFMKWKEAMFSAGMQLPTLDEINKKEVSIKEALNYKFNDQDIEEIVKEKERFRKAPPNYAMKKTQLLKEKAMAEDLGDQDKAKQIQDQLNELEERAEALDRQRTKNISAISYINQRNREWNIVESEKALVAESHSMKNQQMDPFTRRQCKPTIVSNSRDPAVQAAILAQLNAKYGSGVLPDAPKDMSKGQGKDKDVNSKSASDLSEDLFKVHDFDVKIDLQVPSSESKALAITSKAPPAKDGAPRRSLNLEDYKKRRGLI, from the exons TGGACTGTTGGAGgttctaaaaacaaaaaaaagggaaaagcggGTAAGGCAGAGAAGAAAGGAACCATGAAGAAACAGATGAACAAAGCTGCCTCGTCAGGCAGCTCAGATAAAGACAGCTCGGCTGAGAGCTCAGCACCTGAAGAGG GAGAAGTCTCTGACTCGGAAAGCAACAGCTCCTCATCTAGCTCAGATTCAGATTCTTCCTCTGAAGATGAGGAATTCCATGATGGCTATGGAGAAGATCTGATGGGAGATGAAGAAGACCGAGCTCGACTGGAACAAAtgacagaaaaggagagagaacagGAGCTGTTTAACCGGATAGAGAAGAGAGAAGTGCTAAAGAGAAG ATTTGAAATCAAGAAGAAACTAAAAAcggcaaaaaagaaagaaaagaaagagaaaaagaaaaagcaagaggaagagcaggagaagaaaaaactcACACAGATCCAGGAATCCCAG GTCATGTCACATAACAAAGAGCGACGATCAAAGCGGGATGAGAAACTTGACAAGAAATCTCAGGCAATGGAGGAACTaaaagcagaaagagagaaaaggaagaacagaACAG CTGAACTGCTTGCAAAAAAACAGCCATTAAAAACTAGTGAAGTATACTCtgatgatgaagaggaggaggaggatgataaGTCTAGTGAGAAAAGTGATCGCTCATCCAGATCCTCATCCTCTGATGAAGAGGAAGA GAAAGAAGAAATTCCCCCTAAATCCCAGCCAGTTTCCTTGCCTGAAGAACTGAACCGAGTACGGTTATCGCGACACAAGCTGGAACGCTGGTGTCATATGCCCTTCTTTGCCAAGACAGTCACTGGCTGCTTTGTCCGGATTGGCATTGGAAATCACAACAGCAAACCCGTTTATCGG GTTGCTGAGATAACTGGTGTGGTAGAGACTGCAAAGGTTTACCAGCTTGGTGGTACGCGGACAAACAAAGGATTACAGTTGCG GCATGGCAGTGATTCACGTGTGTTTCGTTTGGAGTTTGTCTCGAATCAGGAATTTACTGAAAGTGAGTTTATGAAGTGGAAGGAAGCG ATGTTCTCTGCTGGGATGCAGCTACCCACACTAGATGAGATAAACAAGAAGGAAGTGTCCATCAAAGAAGCCCTCAACTACAAGTTTAATGACCAGGACATTGAGGAG AttgtgaaagaaaaggaaaggttcAGAAAAGCACCTCCAAATTATGCTATGAAGAAAACTCAGCTGTTAAAGGAGAAG GCTATGGCTGAGGACTTGGGGGACCAAGACAAGGCCAAACAGATTCAAGATCAGCTTAATGAACTTGAAGAGAGAGCAGAGGCCCTGGATCGTCAACGAACAAAAAACATTTCTGCAATCAG ttaCATCAACCAGAGAAATAGAGAATGGAATATCGTTGAGTCTGAAAAGGCTCTTGTG gctgaaagtCACAGCATGAAAAACCAACAAATGGACCCCTTTACTAGGCGACAGTGCAAGCCCACAATAGTGTCTAAT TCCAGAGATCCTGCTGTCCAAGCTGCCATCCTTGCCCAGCTAAATGCAAAATATGGGTCTGGTGTATTACCAGATGCTCCAAAGGACATGAGCAAG GGTCAAGGGAAGGATAAAGATGTGAACTCTAAATCAGCCAGTGACCTCTCAGAAGATCTTTTCAAAGTGCATGACTTTGATGTAAAAATTGATCTTCAGGTACCCAGTTCAG AATCTAAGGCACTGGCCATCACTTCCAAGGCTCCACCAGCAAAAGATGGTGCCCCTCGGCGATCATTGAACTTGGAGGACTACAAAAAGAGGCGGGGGCTTATTTGA